Proteins encoded by one window of Salmonirosea aquatica:
- a CDS encoding PAS domain S-box protein: protein MNHIPIPENEKERLRALKNYHILDTHPEEEFDRLTKMASIVCGTPISLITLLDEERQWFKSNVGMHVGEGPRRDSFCQYALMEDALMEIKDTWEDERFVDNPLVTGPPNMRYYAGYPLIDPDGYALGAFCVIDREPNELDCQQQKILALLAEEAVSQIVARKEKILLKNYEKLFLESIDMIAIGGSDGYFRKINPAFHKTLGWTDKQIMSRPFYSFIHPDDVETTKSVLHALNQEGKVLNFTNRFRTLGGEYKYLQWIATPDTENDNLYAIGRDITEYTKIQNELIQVSDFHEKILNGTNYTIISTDTQGTITTFNRGAEIMLDYDATEVVNRMNLVDFIQDRVEFDTLLTKPNSADTEADSWTFIKKNGTPLVVELTISELESDGKDITGYLAVGKDITTRNAALNQLEISERRHRAFFENSQSLMCTHDLKGNFLSINPAGIEMMGYTFGEMLIRSLHDIVVPQHRDDIDIYLQEIAKNGSLKGLMQILDKDGEKRTWMYNNVLSEFADGRKYVIGNAVDLTSRINMEKELLKAKETAEQNARAKDIFLANMSHEIRTPMNAIMGFANLLNYKPLTEEQKEYAQSICTASENLLGIINDILDLSKIESGHLTIEEIPFSLNGLIKNVKAVQQQKATEKGLRLDVFVGDAVPDFMVGDPTRLNQILLNLVSNALKFTEKGSVKVLVELKEESQSEYVIRFSVSDTGIGIPEDKLTTIFERFTQADTDTTRKYGGTGLGLSISKLLIELQKGSISVESRLNEGSTFYFTMPFRKAPEQAAAQVQVKPAQPVSATRLKVLLVEDNVLNQRLATRVLENLGFEPDLAENGKIATQKVAQNNYNVILMDLQMPEMDGYQATEFIRNELKSTVPIIAMTAHSLVGERDKCLTVGMDDYLPKPFVPADLFNKITTLATADVPSGHSLVDLTYLNEISGNNKEFEHEMIELFIHQAPAELEIIEKAIRDANHMIVAEVAHKLKSSYSMLGIRDDGLVKELEHQGNTEVPLHEIRVNYEKLAQITRKVIEELKNLP from the coding sequence ATGAACCACATACCTATTCCCGAGAACGAGAAAGAGCGATTGAGGGCCTTGAAAAATTACCATATTCTGGATACTCATCCGGAAGAGGAGTTTGATCGGCTCACCAAAATGGCCTCCATCGTGTGTGGAACGCCCATTTCGCTGATCACGCTCCTGGATGAGGAGCGGCAGTGGTTTAAGTCCAATGTGGGAATGCATGTGGGTGAGGGACCGCGTCGGGATTCATTCTGTCAGTATGCGCTCATGGAAGATGCTCTGATGGAGATAAAGGATACCTGGGAAGACGAGCGATTCGTTGATAATCCGCTGGTGACCGGCCCTCCCAATATGCGCTATTACGCCGGTTATCCACTTATCGACCCCGATGGTTACGCATTAGGCGCCTTCTGTGTCATCGACCGCGAACCTAATGAGCTGGATTGCCAGCAACAAAAGATCCTTGCTCTCCTGGCCGAAGAGGCCGTCTCCCAGATTGTGGCCCGTAAGGAAAAAATACTGCTTAAAAATTACGAAAAATTATTCCTCGAATCCATTGACATGATAGCCATTGGGGGCTCGGATGGTTACTTCAGGAAGATAAATCCGGCTTTCCACAAAACGCTTGGATGGACCGACAAGCAAATTATGAGCAGGCCCTTTTATAGCTTTATCCATCCTGACGATGTGGAAACCACCAAGTCGGTTCTCCATGCTTTGAATCAGGAAGGAAAAGTACTCAATTTCACGAACCGTTTCCGAACGCTAGGTGGAGAGTATAAATATTTACAATGGATCGCCACGCCGGATACCGAGAATGACAACCTATACGCCATTGGCCGCGACATCACGGAATACACCAAGATTCAGAACGAACTGATTCAGGTATCCGATTTTCACGAAAAGATCCTTAACGGTACCAACTATACTATTATTTCGACGGATACGCAGGGTACCATCACCACATTCAACCGCGGGGCTGAGATCATGCTTGACTACGATGCGACGGAAGTGGTGAACCGCATGAATCTGGTAGATTTCATTCAGGACAGGGTAGAGTTTGATACATTACTCACAAAACCGAATTCGGCCGATACAGAAGCAGACTCCTGGACTTTCATCAAGAAAAACGGTACTCCGCTCGTAGTGGAACTCACGATTTCGGAACTCGAAAGTGACGGCAAAGACATAACGGGCTACTTGGCAGTAGGGAAAGATATTACGACCCGGAATGCGGCCCTCAACCAGCTCGAAATAAGTGAAAGGCGGCATCGGGCGTTCTTTGAAAATTCGCAGAGCCTGATGTGCACACACGACCTGAAGGGCAATTTTCTGAGCATTAATCCCGCGGGTATCGAAATGATGGGATATACCTTCGGAGAAATGCTGATCCGTAGCCTGCACGATATCGTTGTGCCGCAACACCGCGATGATATTGATATTTATTTGCAGGAAATTGCTAAAAACGGCAGCTTGAAGGGACTGATGCAAATACTGGATAAAGACGGTGAAAAAAGGACCTGGATGTACAACAACGTACTATCGGAGTTTGCCGATGGCCGTAAATACGTGATCGGTAATGCCGTGGATCTGACCAGCCGGATCAATATGGAAAAGGAGCTACTGAAGGCAAAGGAAACGGCCGAACAAAACGCCCGGGCTAAGGATATTTTCCTGGCCAATATGAGTCACGAAATCAGGACGCCTATGAATGCGATTATGGGCTTCGCTAACCTATTGAATTATAAACCTTTAACCGAAGAGCAGAAGGAGTACGCCCAGAGTATATGTACCGCGAGCGAAAATCTCCTGGGCATTATCAATGATATTCTGGATCTGTCGAAGATTGAATCGGGGCATTTGACTATTGAAGAAATCCCATTCAGCCTGAACGGGCTTATAAAAAATGTAAAGGCGGTACAGCAGCAGAAAGCCACCGAAAAAGGTCTGCGGCTGGACGTGTTTGTGGGAGATGCAGTCCCTGATTTCATGGTGGGCGATCCTACCCGGCTAAATCAGATTCTGCTAAACCTGGTCAGTAACGCCCTTAAATTCACTGAGAAGGGCTCGGTCAAGGTATTAGTTGAGCTTAAAGAAGAATCCCAGTCTGAATACGTGATCCGGTTCAGTGTCAGCGATACCGGCATTGGGATTCCGGAGGACAAGCTGACTACCATATTTGAGCGCTTCACGCAGGCCGATACCGACACAACCCGCAAGTACGGCGGCACGGGACTGGGACTCAGTATTTCAAAACTGTTGATCGAACTTCAGAAAGGCAGCATTTCCGTCGAGAGCCGACTGAATGAAGGGTCCACCTTCTATTTTACCATGCCATTTAGAAAAGCACCCGAACAAGCCGCAGCTCAGGTGCAAGTCAAGCCAGCCCAGCCTGTAAGTGCGACGCGACTCAAGGTACTGCTTGTGGAAGACAACGTCCTTAATCAACGTCTGGCCACCCGGGTACTGGAAAATCTTGGTTTTGAACCTGACCTGGCCGAAAATGGCAAAATTGCTACCCAAAAAGTGGCACAAAATAACTACAATGTTATTTTAATGGATTTGCAAATGCCCGAAATGGATGGTTATCAGGCGACCGAATTCATTCGTAACGAATTGAAAAGTACCGTTCCTATCATAGCCATGACTGCTCACTCGTTGGTGGGTGAGCGTGACAAATGTCTTACGGTCGGGATGGACGATTACTTACCCAAACCCTTTGTACCCGCCGATCTGTTCAATAAAATCACCACGCTGGCTACCGCGGACGTACCGTCCGGCCATTCACTCGTGGACCTTACCTACCTGAACGAGATTTCAGGCAATAACAAGGAATTCGAACATGAAATGATCGAACTTTTTATCCATCAGGCTCCCGCAGAATTGGAAATCATAGAAAAAGCTATCCGGGACGCCAACCATATGATAGTAGCCGAAGTAGCTCACAAGCTCAAATCCTCCTACTCAATGCTGGGTATCCGGGACGATGGACTGGTGAAGGAGTTGGAGCATCAGGGTAATACCGAGGTACCCCTGCATGAAATCAGAGTCAATTATGAAAAGCTGGCCCAGATTACCCGGAAAGTAATCGAAGAACTGAAAAACCTGCCTTGA